The Anaeromicrobium sediminis genome window below encodes:
- a CDS encoding peptidoglycan DD-metalloendopeptidase family protein codes for MKIEEVSGKLKKLSKKQKIGLIGTLSLCLILMSTFLYINSMAFEVKSNGKTIAIVKEKEDFQMALESVKENMFKAYGKKIVFDEVITYERVKVDKEKIADLQGIKKAILRNINLEVMASGIWVDDKCVVALSTKSQAEEVLKEIKSMYKPDEKAKVEKYDYAENIKIDKVQIKGSEVKDVNEAISLILKGTDEEKTHKVEKGESFWTIAKKYKISVEDLTKANMDVKPEKLQIGQSISLIVPKALLTVETITNTTFEKKIPYEVEFEDTSALYKGEKKVKKKGKNGVKEVLAQVVTQNGIQVAMNVVSENVVSSPVTQIVLKGTKKVPPRIGTGTFIKPTRGRLSSKFGWRWGRRHTGIDIAAPYGTPVIAADGGKVTFSGWKSGYGYLVIIDHGSNTVTYYAHNSKLLVKKGQKVFKGQKIALVGSTGRSTGPHVHFEVRKNKVPVNPLKYVKY; via the coding sequence ATGAAAATAGAAGAAGTATCTGGCAAGTTGAAGAAATTGAGTAAAAAACAGAAAATTGGTTTAATAGGAACTTTAAGTTTATGTTTAATACTTATGTCTACTTTTCTTTATATAAATAGCATGGCCTTCGAAGTAAAGTCTAATGGGAAAACCATTGCAATCGTTAAAGAAAAAGAAGATTTCCAAATGGCATTGGAAAGTGTTAAAGAAAATATGTTTAAAGCCTATGGAAAGAAAATTGTATTTGATGAGGTCATAACTTATGAAAGAGTGAAAGTAGATAAAGAAAAAATAGCAGATTTACAAGGAATAAAGAAAGCTATTTTAAGAAATATAAACTTAGAAGTTATGGCAAGTGGTATATGGGTGGATGATAAGTGTGTTGTGGCATTGTCTACCAAATCACAAGCTGAAGAAGTTTTAAAAGAAATTAAGTCTATGTATAAGCCAGATGAAAAAGCTAAAGTTGAAAAATATGATTATGCAGAAAATATTAAGATAGATAAAGTTCAGATTAAAGGATCAGAAGTTAAAGATGTGAATGAAGCTATAAGTCTTATATTAAAGGGAACTGATGAGGAGAAAACTCATAAAGTTGAAAAGGGCGAAAGCTTTTGGACTATAGCTAAAAAATATAAAATAAGTGTTGAAGATTTAACTAAAGCCAACATGGATGTTAAACCAGAAAAATTACAAATAGGCCAAAGTATTAGTTTAATAGTTCCTAAGGCTCTTTTAACAGTAGAAACTATAACAAATACTACCTTCGAGAAGAAGATACCTTATGAGGTAGAATTTGAAGATACATCAGCCCTTTATAAGGGTGAAAAGAAAGTAAAGAAAAAGGGGAAGAATGGTGTAAAAGAAGTTCTAGCTCAAGTAGTAACACAAAATGGTATTCAAGTGGCCATGAATGTGGTTAGTGAAAATGTAGTATCAAGTCCAGTGACTCAAATTGTATTAAAGGGAACTAAAAAGGTTCCACCAAGGATAGGTACAGGTACATTTATAAAACCTACTAGAGGAAGATTGTCCTCTAAGTTTGGTTGGAGATGGGGAAGAAGACATACGGGAATAGATATAGCTGCCCCTTATGGTACACCAGTTATAGCTGCAGATGGAGGTAAAGTTACTTTTTCTGGATGGAAGAGTGGATATGGTTATTTAGTAATAATAGACCATGGATCTAATACGGTAACTTATTATGCTCATAATAGTAAGCTATTAGTTAAAAAGGGTCAAAAGGTATTTAAGGGACAAAAGATTGCCCTAGTAGGAAGTACGGGAAGAAGTACTGGACCTCATGTTCACTTTGAAGTGAGAAAGAATAAGGTTCCTGTAAATCCATTAAAATATGTAAAATATTAA